Proteins from a single region of Nitrospira sp.:
- a CDS encoding tetratricopeptide repeat protein, with amino-acid sequence MRRRVVLVTILVVPLLFDLHGASFAQTSDEQTAAPPILESPDPNLNVDPDPVSQPPQQDEHRFSEWTEQERSNAVFMLSELRGRVRTFPASAEDRLKLAQELYRVGDLDAALDECRIALKLRPGHADALLQLGIILMAKQDGRAAATAFMEAILLNPELTHAHYSLGSVQYSLGNIKAAIHSYRRAIELQPHFPDARYRLALLLKLTNRDQEAAQFMEEAALGGVPQAQFFSGNAYKSGQGVAKDLARAIFWWTKAVELGHQPAGDALAKLRRQALSTDQADRRRNDALEGFHAYRGLLWEEFPDYSRSGDQDTLGVTLLKSHRPNEAIAVLLQESYALSDAALNELAALYEAGLDQHLAPFDKKLLLCMETIAGEGFAPAKKALARIYGRGLGVAPDRAKAKASLKGLPKQDAKALMDELNLQ; translated from the coding sequence ATGCGTCGTCGTGTAGTGCTCGTGACCATCCTTGTTGTTCCGCTGCTGTTCGACCTGCACGGCGCGTCGTTCGCCCAAACATCTGACGAACAGACGGCCGCGCCGCCGATCCTCGAATCTCCCGATCCCAATCTCAATGTGGATCCCGATCCAGTCTCCCAGCCTCCGCAACAGGACGAGCATCGTTTCTCTGAATGGACTGAACAAGAGCGCAGCAATGCCGTCTTCATGCTGAGCGAGTTGCGTGGACGGGTCAGGACGTTTCCCGCCAGCGCCGAAGACCGCCTCAAGTTGGCGCAAGAACTCTATCGCGTCGGCGACCTCGACGCCGCACTCGACGAATGCCGCATCGCGCTCAAACTGCGACCGGGCCATGCCGATGCGTTGCTGCAACTCGGCATCATACTCATGGCGAAACAGGATGGGCGCGCCGCCGCCACGGCCTTCATGGAAGCCATTCTCCTCAACCCCGAATTGACTCATGCGCACTACAGTCTCGGCAGCGTCCAGTACTCGCTCGGCAATATCAAAGCCGCGATTCACTCCTATCGACGGGCCATTGAACTGCAACCGCACTTCCCCGACGCCCGTTATCGGCTTGCACTATTGCTGAAACTGACGAATCGCGATCAGGAAGCGGCACAGTTCATGGAAGAAGCGGCCCTCGGCGGAGTCCCGCAGGCGCAGTTTTTTTCAGGCAATGCCTACAAGAGCGGGCAGGGCGTTGCCAAAGATCTGGCCCGGGCCATCTTCTGGTGGACCAAAGCGGTTGAACTCGGCCACCAGCCGGCCGGCGACGCCCTCGCTAAACTCCGGCGGCAAGCCCTCTCGACCGACCAGGCAGATCGACGGCGCAACGACGCACTCGAAGGGTTTCATGCCTACCGCGGCCTGCTCTGGGAGGAGTTTCCTGATTACAGCCGGTCAGGCGACCAAGACACATTGGGAGTGACGTTACTCAAGAGCCATCGGCCAAACGAAGCAATTGCGGTGCTCCTTCAAGAGAGCTATGCGTTGAGCGACGCGGCGTTGAACGAGCTGGCCGCGCTCTATGAAGCCGGGCTAGACCAGCACCTCGCCCCCTTCGACAAAAAGCTGCTCCTCTGCATGGAGACCATTGCCGGCGAGGGATTTGCGCCGGCGAAGAAAGCGCTCGCGCGCATCTACGGCCGCGGCCTCGGCGTGGCGCCGGACCGAGCCAAGGCGAAAGCCTCGCTCAAAGGCCTGCCGAAGCAAGACGCCAAAGCCCTGATGGATGAACTGAACCTCCAGTAA
- a CDS encoding HIT family protein has product MTDPTCKACQGTWPRADHFIADLGLSQAYLHDDQFFKGWTVVVFRRHATELFQLAPTERMQLMEEVTLVAKTLAQVFDARKINYELLGNQLPHIHWHLIPRLTTDPAPLEPVWRVHHEPVQPPAQELQASIEQIKDAMAKLR; this is encoded by the coding sequence ATGACTGATCCGACATGCAAAGCCTGTCAGGGAACCTGGCCGCGCGCCGACCACTTCATCGCCGACCTGGGACTTTCTCAGGCCTACTTGCACGACGACCAATTTTTTAAGGGCTGGACCGTCGTCGTCTTCCGGCGCCACGCGACCGAACTCTTCCAACTGGCCCCCACGGAGCGGATGCAATTAATGGAAGAAGTCACCCTGGTGGCCAAGACACTGGCACAGGTTTTCGATGCCCGAAAGATCAACTACGAGCTACTGGGCAACCAACTCCCCCATATCCACTGGCACCTCATCCCCCGCCTCACGACAGACCCGGCCCCCTTGGAACCGGTCTGGCGGGTACACCATGAGCCGGTCCAACCACCAGCTCAAGAGCTCCAGGCCAGCATTGAACAGATCAAAGACGCGATGGCCAAGCTGCGCTAG
- a CDS encoding secondary thiamine-phosphate synthase enzyme YjbQ, translating to MSVKTVTSRVNMQGETHIENLTKSVQAAVAESGLSAGIVTVFVKHTTASIMIIEDEPGIRADTKAFWDRTVPADPAWQHNTRNAGEDNGHSHLRGQLQGPSITIPFSEGALLLGTWQQVVVVDFDTRSRTRELIFQLIGE from the coding sequence ATGTCTGTGAAGACCGTGACCTCTCGCGTGAATATGCAGGGCGAGACGCATATCGAGAATCTGACGAAATCGGTGCAGGCCGCCGTCGCTGAGTCCGGTCTGAGCGCCGGTATCGTCACGGTGTTTGTGAAGCACACGACTGCGTCGATCATGATCATCGAGGACGAGCCGGGTATCCGTGCCGATACGAAGGCCTTTTGGGATCGCACCGTGCCGGCCGATCCCGCCTGGCAGCACAATACGAGAAATGCCGGTGAAGATAACGGGCACAGCCATCTCCGCGGGCAGCTGCAAGGGCCGTCTATCACGATTCCATTTTCCGAAGGGGCGCTTCTGCTGGGCACGTGGCAGCAGGTCGTCGTGGTCGATTTTGACACCAGATCCCGCACGCGCGAGCTGATCTTCCAACTCATCGGTGAGTGA
- a CDS encoding trypsin-like peptidase domain-containing protein produces the protein MRRLAGMTAGASVLALSMWAMAADWGKPLGGTYDGADGKPRPVTPAPAELSPDERATMAVFERATKSVVFIANTAIQRDIWSFDTMEVPQGSGSGFVWSKQGYLVTNFHVIYGADTIKVTLADRSEHQAKIVGADPDHDLAVLQIKVSESLLEPLAIGASHDLRVGQKVLAIGNPFGLDHTLTTGVVSALGRTIKSMSNRTIEGVIQTDAAINPGNSGGPLLDSSGRLIGVNTQIVSPSGAYAGIGFAVPVDTVNRIVPELIKHGKLIRPGLGVSLVPDSIVKRWGIKGLVIGKVSRGGSADRAGLRGARETQAGRIELGDIVVAIDGKPVETIDDMMDIMEAHKVGDQVTLDIIRANKRQQLPLTLQAVN, from the coding sequence ATGCGAAGACTTGCTGGTATGACGGCGGGAGCTAGCGTCCTCGCCTTGAGCATGTGGGCCATGGCGGCGGACTGGGGTAAACCGCTCGGCGGGACCTACGATGGCGCGGATGGCAAGCCTCGGCCGGTCACTCCCGCACCGGCCGAATTAAGCCCGGACGAACGCGCGACCATGGCGGTGTTCGAGCGGGCCACCAAGTCGGTGGTCTTCATCGCGAACACGGCTATCCAACGAGATATCTGGTCCTTCGATACGATGGAAGTCCCGCAGGGGTCCGGCTCCGGGTTTGTCTGGAGTAAGCAGGGCTATCTTGTGACGAATTTCCACGTCATCTACGGGGCCGATACCATCAAGGTTACGCTGGCCGACCGGAGCGAACATCAAGCCAAGATTGTCGGGGCCGATCCGGACCATGACCTGGCGGTGTTGCAAATAAAGGTTTCTGAGAGTCTTCTGGAGCCGTTGGCGATCGGGGCGTCGCACGACTTGCGGGTCGGGCAGAAAGTCCTGGCGATCGGCAATCCGTTCGGGCTGGACCATACCTTGACCACAGGAGTGGTCAGCGCTCTAGGGCGCACGATCAAGTCGATGTCGAACCGGACGATCGAGGGCGTGATCCAAACCGATGCGGCCATCAACCCCGGCAACTCCGGGGGGCCGTTGCTCGACAGCAGCGGTCGGTTGATCGGCGTGAACACGCAAATCGTCAGCCCCAGCGGCGCCTATGCCGGCATCGGCTTCGCGGTACCGGTGGATACCGTCAATCGCATCGTGCCGGAGTTGATCAAGCACGGGAAGCTGATCAGGCCGGGATTGGGTGTGTCGCTGGTGCCCGATTCCATCGTCAAACGATGGGGGATCAAAGGGTTGGTGATTGGAAAAGTGTCACGCGGCGGGAGCGCCGATCGCGCCGGGCTGCGGGGGGCGCGCGAGACGCAAGCCGGGCGCATCGAGCTCGGCGACATTGTCGTGGCGATCGACGGAAAGCCGGTCGAGACGATCGACGACATGATGGATATCATGGAAGCGCATAAGGTCGGCGATCAGGTGACGCTCGACATTATCCGCGCCAATAAACGGCAACAGTTGCCTCTTACCCTCCAGGCGGTCAATTAA
- a CDS encoding AAA family ATPase: protein MSDHRPDDIGQTGTSGAGAGKRTGSTTPDPLELIEQCLASFPENDPRQQILYKLRHSVMLAAASQQQREAEFKKISEVVAKLTAPANRIGTLLDLPGEGLARIIVGGAEYYANVDPRVANADLKIGAQILVNEAYAVIKTLGYDLNGPVLKLTEALPDGRLRFEQEMGRQSMILQRSSDLVGVELKAGDELRIDPGHRIAIEKLEDRKARTHVLDEVPTVTWEQIGGQQEAISAIRKAIEYPLLHAETFQQFKFTQPKGFLLYGPPGCGKTLIGQAAAASLSKLVSESMVAGGKTETLPAITGGAFLHIKGPEILNMWLGESERMVRDLFAKARARRREGALPFIFIDEAESILGTRRASRSFNISSTLVPMFCSEMDGIESLRDVVIILASNRPDLIDPAVLRPGRIDRKIKVSRPNRESAAEILKVYLTEELPLDSSVIADRGGDKTKAFASLVDEVIDQIYKRTDENRLLSIRLRSGQNKVLYRGDLVSGAILSSIIQRAKEKAIDRMIQSGQSAGLIAQDLSDSVLAEFREGEMLPPDDAAEEWLKLLDHHPEQVVGVSSFRRGRQTEERLINQII, encoded by the coding sequence ATGAGCGACCACCGACCAGACGATATAGGGCAGACCGGCACATCCGGCGCGGGAGCAGGAAAGCGGACGGGCTCAACCACTCCCGACCCGCTTGAGTTGATCGAACAATGCCTCGCCTCTTTTCCTGAGAACGATCCGCGCCAACAGATCCTCTACAAGCTCCGCCACTCCGTCATGCTGGCGGCCGCCAGTCAGCAGCAACGGGAGGCCGAATTCAAAAAAATCAGCGAGGTCGTGGCGAAGCTGACGGCGCCGGCCAACCGGATCGGCACGTTGCTCGATCTGCCTGGCGAAGGCCTGGCGAGGATCATCGTCGGCGGGGCCGAGTATTATGCGAATGTGGATCCCCGTGTGGCGAATGCGGACTTAAAGATCGGTGCGCAGATTCTCGTGAACGAAGCCTATGCGGTCATCAAGACACTGGGCTACGACCTGAACGGGCCGGTGCTCAAGCTGACGGAAGCATTGCCGGACGGGCGGTTGCGTTTCGAGCAGGAGATGGGCCGCCAATCCATGATCCTCCAGCGGTCGAGCGACCTTGTGGGGGTAGAGCTGAAGGCCGGCGATGAATTGCGGATCGACCCGGGCCACCGGATTGCAATCGAGAAGCTGGAGGACCGGAAAGCCAGGACCCATGTCCTCGACGAAGTGCCGACGGTCACGTGGGAGCAGATCGGCGGCCAGCAGGAGGCGATCAGCGCGATTCGCAAGGCGATCGAATACCCCTTGCTGCATGCGGAGACGTTCCAGCAGTTCAAGTTCACGCAACCCAAGGGGTTCCTGCTCTATGGCCCGCCGGGCTGCGGGAAAACACTGATCGGCCAGGCTGCCGCAGCCAGTCTCTCGAAGCTCGTGAGCGAGTCGATGGTTGCCGGCGGGAAAACAGAGACGTTGCCCGCGATCACCGGCGGCGCATTCCTCCATATCAAAGGGCCCGAGATTCTGAATATGTGGCTCGGCGAGTCGGAGCGGATGGTGCGCGACCTTTTCGCCAAGGCCAGAGCCCGCCGCCGTGAGGGAGCGCTCCCGTTTATTTTCATCGACGAAGCCGAGTCGATTCTAGGGACGAGACGGGCGTCGCGTTCGTTCAATATTTCGAGCACGCTGGTTCCGATGTTTTGCTCAGAGATGGACGGGATCGAATCGTTGCGGGATGTCGTGATCATTCTCGCGTCGAATCGGCCGGATCTGATCGATCCCGCCGTACTGCGTCCGGGACGCATCGATCGCAAGATCAAGGTCAGCCGCCCGAATCGGGAATCGGCCGCCGAGATTCTGAAAGTCTATCTTACGGAGGAGCTGCCGCTGGATTCTTCCGTCATCGCCGACCGCGGCGGAGACAAGACGAAGGCCTTTGCTTCGCTGGTGGATGAGGTCATCGACCAAATTTACAAACGGACGGATGAGAACCGGTTGCTCTCCATCCGGCTCCGGAGCGGTCAGAATAAGGTGCTCTATCGGGGCGATCTTGTGAGCGGGGCGATTCTCTCGTCCATTATCCAGCGGGCGAAGGAAAAGGCGATCGATCGCATGATCCAATCCGGCCAGTCGGCCGGGCTCATCGCGCAGGATCTCTCTGATTCCGTATTGGCAGAGTTCCGCGAGGGGGAGATGCTGCCGCCCGATGATGCCGCGGAAGAATGGTTGAAGCTGCTCGACCATCATCCGGAGCAGGTCGTCGGCGTGTCGTCCTTCCGGCGCGGTCGGCAGACGGAAGAGCGCTTGATCAATCAGATTATCTAA
- a CDS encoding proteasome accessory factor PafA2 family protein produces the protein MLRLFGIETEYGITREDLDEVDPVVESMELVRAHLTASFERRWDYGGEDPHDDARGFRVSGLQQDKEEDDFAKIDAHRPFSFHEMKSDLVLPNGARFYNDHTHPEYSSPECRTLRDLLAHDRAGERVVQRAAERRNRTLGGPHVQLYKNNTDLHGHSYGCHDNYLVSRSIPFQQLVAGLLPFLVSRQVIAGAGKVGIEAQESGFVPGQYQLSQRADFMETDLSVDTMHNRPILNTRDEPHAVREKYRRLHLIIGDANMCEYATALKVGTTQLVLELIDRGAAPAIELADPVSAVKQISRDPDLKATVRQKQGPALSGLDIQEQYYTAARRMLAGADAETDWVLREWGETLGLLKQDRSQLVGKLDWVTKLWLLETFVREERIGWDDPWLASLDLEYHNLNADRGLYLGLEAEGKAWRMTTEADIEQALSAGPHDTRGGLRGLCVRRFSDQIKSMQWERIQFSGGLRGKTLEMGDLFDPIEVRAYAEIFEQAASPAEAVAAWSIRKESQS, from the coding sequence ATGTTGCGTCTCTTCGGCATAGAAACAGAGTACGGGATTACGCGCGAGGATCTCGATGAGGTGGATCCGGTCGTCGAGTCCATGGAGCTGGTGCGCGCGCATCTGACGGCGTCGTTCGAACGGCGCTGGGATTATGGCGGAGAAGATCCGCACGATGATGCCCGGGGGTTTCGGGTGTCCGGGCTCCAACAGGATAAAGAAGAAGACGACTTCGCCAAGATCGATGCGCACCGGCCCTTTTCATTTCATGAGATGAAAAGCGACCTGGTGCTGCCGAACGGCGCCCGCTTCTACAACGACCATACGCACCCGGAGTATTCCAGCCCCGAATGTCGAACCTTGCGCGATTTGCTCGCGCACGATCGAGCGGGAGAGCGGGTGGTGCAACGCGCGGCCGAGCGGAGGAATCGAACCCTTGGTGGTCCGCATGTGCAGCTCTATAAGAACAATACCGATCTCCATGGCCATAGTTATGGCTGCCATGACAACTATCTCGTCTCGCGCTCAATCCCGTTTCAGCAACTGGTCGCAGGTCTCCTGCCGTTCTTAGTCAGTCGTCAGGTGATTGCTGGTGCCGGTAAAGTCGGTATCGAGGCGCAGGAGAGCGGTTTCGTTCCCGGGCAGTATCAGCTCTCACAGCGGGCCGATTTCATGGAGACGGATCTGAGCGTCGATACGATGCATAACCGGCCCATTCTCAATACCAGGGATGAGCCGCACGCCGTTCGGGAGAAGTATCGACGGCTGCATCTGATCATCGGCGATGCGAATATGTGCGAGTATGCGACGGCGTTGAAGGTCGGCACAACGCAATTGGTACTGGAGTTGATCGATCGGGGGGCTGCACCTGCGATTGAACTGGCCGATCCGGTTTCGGCGGTGAAGCAGATTTCGCGGGATCCCGACCTCAAAGCGACCGTGCGCCAGAAGCAGGGGCCGGCTCTTTCCGGTCTGGACATTCAGGAACAGTACTATACGGCAGCCAGGCGCATGCTGGCCGGCGCGGATGCTGAGACGGACTGGGTGCTGCGCGAATGGGGTGAGACCCTGGGGCTGCTCAAGCAGGATCGCAGTCAATTGGTCGGTAAGCTCGATTGGGTGACGAAGTTGTGGTTGCTGGAGACCTTTGTACGGGAAGAGCGGATCGGCTGGGATGATCCCTGGCTGGCGAGTCTGGATCTCGAGTACCACAATCTGAACGCCGACCGTGGACTGTACCTCGGGCTGGAAGCCGAAGGGAAGGCCTGGCGTATGACCACGGAGGCCGACATTGAGCAGGCCCTGTCCGCCGGTCCTCACGATACCCGCGGTGGGTTGCGGGGCCTGTGTGTGCGGCGGTTTTCCGATCAGATCAAGTCGATGCAGTGGGAGCGTATTCAGTTCTCGGGCGGGTTAAGGGGCAAGACGCTGGAGATGGGCGACCTGTTCGATCCGATCGAGGTGCGGGCTTATGCCGAGATTTTTGAACAGGCGGCGTCTCCGGCCGAAGCCGTGGCTGCCTGGAGTATAAGAAAGGAATCACAGTCATGA
- a CDS encoding ubiquitin-like protein UBact — protein MIYQMMPERREGPVDPMPKAPSPSEEGGGPRRPDTGSPDKDSLMKRMKKVDPKQAERYRQRTGQ, from the coding sequence ATGATCTACCAGATGATGCCTGAGCGACGGGAGGGACCGGTTGATCCGATGCCGAAGGCGCCGAGTCCGTCGGAAGAGGGCGGCGGGCCGCGGCGGCCAGATACCGGGTCGCCAGACAAGGACAGTTTGATGAAGCGGATGAAGAAGGTCGATCCGAAACAGGCCGAGCGGTACCGGCAGCGGACAGGACAATAG